One window from the genome of Pseudomonas leptonychotis encodes:
- the rpmD gene encoding 50S ribosomal protein L30, whose translation MANTVKVTLIKSMTGRIPNHKLCVKGLGLRRIGHTVEVLDTPENRGMINKAYYMLRVEG comes from the coding sequence ATGGCTAATACCGTAAAAGTCACGCTGATCAAAAGCATGACCGGCCGTATCCCCAACCATAAACTCTGCGTTAAGGGTCTGGGGCTGCGTCGCATTGGTCACACCGTAGAAGTACTTGATACTCCCGAGAATCGCGGGATGATCAACAAGGCTTACTACATGCTGCGAGTCGAGGGTTAA
- the rpsH gene encoding 30S ribosomal protein S8, with protein MSMQDPLADMLTRIRNAQMAEKSVVSMPSSTLKVAVAKVLKDEGYIAGYQISGEVKPQLSIELKYFEGRPVIEEVKRVSRPGLRQYKSSDDLPKVRGGLGVSIVSTNKGVMTDRAARAAGVGGEVLCTVF; from the coding sequence ATGAGTATGCAGGACCCGTTAGCGGACATGCTAACTCGTATCCGTAATGCCCAGATGGCTGAAAAGTCCGTCGTAAGCATGCCGTCTTCCACGTTGAAGGTGGCTGTAGCCAAAGTTTTGAAAGACGAAGGTTATATTGCGGGTTATCAGATCAGTGGTGAAGTTAAGCCACAGCTGTCCATCGAGCTGAAGTACTTCGAAGGCCGTCCGGTTATCGAAGAAGTTAAGCGCGTAAGCCGTCCAGGCCTTCGCCAATATAAATCCTCTGATGATCTGCCGAAAGTTCGTGGCGGTCTCGGGGTTTCCATCGTCTCCACCAATAAAGGTGTGATGACGGACCGCGCTGCGCGCGCTGCCGGTGTCGGCGGCGAAGTGCTTTGCACAGTGTTCTAA
- the rpsN gene encoding 30S ribosomal protein S14: MAKTSMKNRELKRQQTVAKYAKKRAELKATIADLNASPEARWEAQVALQKQPRDASASRLRNRCRITGRPHGVYRKFGLSRIKLREAAMRGDVPGLVKASW, from the coding sequence ATGGCCAAAACCAGCATGAAAAACCGCGAGCTGAAGCGTCAGCAAACGGTAGCCAAGTACGCTAAGAAGCGTGCCGAGCTGAAAGCTACCATCGCCGATCTGAACGCCAGTCCGGAAGCGCGTTGGGAAGCACAAGTAGCGCTGCAGAAGCAGCCGCGTGACGCCAGCGCTTCGCGCCTGCGTAATCGCTGCCGCATTACCGGTCGTCCGCACGGCGTTTATCGCAAGTTCGGTCTGTCGCGTATCAAGCTGCGTGAAGCTGCAATGCGTGGTGATGTACCCGGTCTGGTTAAAGCCAGCTGGTAA
- the rplQ gene encoding 50S ribosomal protein L17 has protein sequence MRHRKSGRHLSRTSAHRKAMFQNMAVSLFEHELIKTTLPKAKELRRVAEPLITLAKEDSVANRRLAFDRTRSKAIVGKLFNDLGKRYATRQGGYLRILKCGFRTGDNAPMAYVELVDRPVAGAAVDAE, from the coding sequence ATGCGTCATCGTAAAAGTGGCCGTCACCTCAGCCGCACCAGCGCACACCGCAAGGCCATGTTTCAGAACATGGCGGTATCGCTGTTCGAGCATGAGCTGATCAAAACTACTCTTCCGAAAGCCAAAGAGCTGCGCCGCGTTGCCGAGCCGCTGATCACTCTGGCTAAAGAAGACAGCGTTGCAAACCGCCGTCTGGCCTTCGACCGTACTCGTTCGAAAGCCATCGTTGGTAAGCTGTTTAACGACCTGGGCAAGCGCTACGCCACCCGTCAGGGCGGTTACCTGCGTATCCTCAAGTGCGGCTTCCGCACTGGTGACAATGCTCCAATGGCCTACGTTGAGCTGGTTGACCGTCCGGTCGCTGGTGCAGCTGTAGACGCTGAGTAA
- the rpsE gene encoding 30S ribosomal protein S5 yields the protein MSNNDQKRDEGYIEKLVQVNRVAKTVKGGRIFTFTALTVVGDGKGRVGFGRGKSREVPAAIQKAMEAARRNMIQVDLNGTTLQYAIKSNHGASKVYMQPASEGTGIIAGGAMRAVLEVAGVQNVLAKCYGSTNQVNVVYATFKGLKAMQSPGSIAAKRGKSVEEIL from the coding sequence ATGTCAAATAACGACCAAAAGCGCGACGAAGGCTACATCGAGAAGCTGGTACAGGTTAACCGCGTTGCCAAAACCGTTAAGGGTGGCCGTATCTTCACTTTCACCGCGTTGACCGTGGTGGGTGATGGTAAGGGTCGCGTCGGTTTCGGCCGTGGCAAGTCCCGTGAAGTGCCTGCTGCTATCCAGAAAGCGATGGAAGCTGCTCGTCGCAACATGATCCAGGTAGACCTGAACGGTACCACCCTGCAGTACGCCATTAAGTCCAATCATGGCGCTTCTAAGGTGTACATGCAGCCTGCTTCTGAAGGTACCGGCATCATCGCCGGTGGCGCTATGCGTGCCGTTCTGGAAGTGGCTGGCGTGCAAAACGTTCTGGCTAAATGCTACGGCTCGACTAACCAAGTGAACGTGGTATACGCCACATTCAAAGGTTTGAAAGCTATGCAGTCGCCGGGTTCTATTGCGGCCAAGCGTGGCAAGAGCGTCGAGGAGATTCTCTAA
- the rplF gene encoding 50S ribosomal protein L6, with the protein MSRVAKNPVTLPAGVEVKLAGQQLSVKGAKGTLELNVHSSVEVLHEAGELRFAARNGDQQTRAMAGTTRALVNNMVIGVSAGFERKLQLVGVGYKAQAKGQVLNLALGYSHPIDYELPDGVVAETPNQTEILIKGVDKQLVGQVAAEIRDFRRPEPYKGKGVRYADEVVRRKEAKKK; encoded by the coding sequence ATGTCTCGCGTTGCTAAGAACCCCGTTACGCTGCCCGCTGGTGTTGAGGTCAAACTCGCCGGCCAACAGCTTTCGGTAAAGGGTGCCAAGGGTACTCTCGAACTGAATGTTCACTCGTCCGTTGAAGTTCTGCATGAAGCCGGTGAGTTGCGTTTCGCTGCTCGCAATGGTGATCAGCAGACTCGCGCCATGGCCGGCACTACTCGTGCTCTGGTCAATAACATGGTGATCGGTGTTAGTGCTGGCTTTGAGCGCAAGCTACAGCTGGTCGGCGTTGGTTACAAAGCGCAAGCCAAAGGTCAGGTGCTGAACCTCGCTCTCGGCTACTCCCATCCGATCGACTATGAGTTGCCGGACGGTGTGGTTGCTGAAACCCCGAACCAGACCGAGATCCTGATCAAGGGTGTCGACAAGCAACTGGTTGGTCAGGTCGCTGCGGAGATTCGTGACTTCCGTCGTCCTGAACCTTATAAGGGCAAAGGTGTTCGTTACGCTGACGAAGTCGTCCGCCGTAAAGAAGCCAAGAAGAAGTAG
- the rpsM gene encoding 30S ribosomal protein S13, which produces MARIAGVNIPDNKHTVISLTYIYGVGRTTAQKVCAAAGVNPAAKIKDLSDEQIEQLRGEVAKVNTEGDLRREVNMKIKRLMDLGCYRGLRHRRGLPARGQRTKTNARTRKGPRKPIRK; this is translated from the coding sequence ATGGCCCGTATTGCAGGCGTTAACATTCCGGATAACAAGCACACTGTTATCTCGTTGACCTACATCTATGGTGTTGGTCGCACAACTGCACAGAAAGTCTGTGCTGCCGCCGGCGTTAATCCGGCTGCAAAAATCAAAGATCTCTCTGACGAGCAGATCGAGCAGCTGCGTGGCGAAGTAGCCAAGGTTAATACCGAAGGCGACCTGCGTCGTGAAGTGAACATGAAAATCAAGCGCTTGATGGACCTGGGTTGCTACCGCGGCCTGCGTCATCGTCGTGGTCTTCCGGCTCGCGGTCAGCGTACCAAGACCAACGCGCGTACCCGTAAGGGCCCGCGTAAGCCGATCCGCAAGTAA
- the rpmJ gene encoding 50S ribosomal protein L36 — protein sequence MKVRASVKKLCRNCKIVRREGVVRVICSSEPRHKQRQG from the coding sequence ATGAAAGTTCGTGCATCAGTGAAAAAGCTGTGCCGTAACTGCAAGATTGTTCGTCGCGAAGGTGTTGTTCGCGTGATTTGCAGCTCGGAACCGCGTCACAAGCAGCGCCAAGGCTGA
- the secY gene encoding preprotein translocase subunit SecY, translated as MAKQGALSALSNGGLSELWARLRFLLMAIIVYRIGAHIPVPGINPDRLADLFRQNEGTILSLFNMFSGGALERMSIFALGIMPYISASIIMQLMTAVSPQLEQLKKEGEAGRRKISQYTRYGTLVLAIVQAVGMSVGLASQGVAFSVDFGFHFVAVTTFVAGAMFMMWLGEQITERGVGNGISMLIFAGIVAGLPSAIGQSFESARQGDINIFALIAIGLLAVAIIGFVVFIERGQRRIAVHYAKRQQGRKVFAAQTSHLPLKVNMAGVIPAIFASSLLLFPASLGAWFGQSEGMGWLQDISQAIAPGQPLNILLFSAGIVFFCFFYTALMFNPKDVAENLKKSGAFIPGIRPGEQSARYIDGVLTRLTMFGALYMTAVCLLPQFLVVAANVPFYLGGTSLLIVVVVVMDFMSQVQSHLVSHQYESLMKKANLKGYGSGMLR; from the coding sequence ATGGCTAAGCAAGGTGCTCTCTCAGCGCTCAGCAATGGCGGGTTGTCCGAACTCTGGGCTCGTTTGCGCTTTCTGTTAATGGCGATCATCGTCTATCGGATAGGTGCACACATTCCCGTTCCAGGCATCAATCCGGACCGGCTGGCGGACCTGTTTCGACAGAATGAGGGGACCATTCTTAGCTTGTTCAACATGTTTTCCGGCGGCGCGCTGGAGCGAATGAGCATTTTTGCGTTGGGGATCATGCCGTATATTTCGGCGTCGATCATCATGCAGCTCATGACCGCTGTCAGCCCGCAGCTGGAGCAGTTGAAGAAGGAAGGTGAGGCTGGCCGTCGCAAGATTAGCCAGTACACCCGCTACGGCACCCTCGTCCTGGCAATTGTTCAAGCAGTCGGCATGTCCGTCGGCCTGGCCAGTCAGGGCGTAGCGTTTTCGGTCGATTTCGGCTTCCACTTCGTTGCGGTCACCACGTTTGTGGCGGGCGCGATGTTTATGATGTGGTTGGGCGAGCAAATCACTGAGCGCGGTGTTGGCAACGGTATCTCGATGCTGATTTTTGCAGGCATCGTGGCCGGTCTGCCGTCGGCAATAGGGCAGTCTTTCGAGTCTGCGCGTCAGGGTGACATCAATATCTTTGCCCTGATTGCCATCGGTTTGCTGGCAGTAGCGATTATCGGTTTCGTGGTGTTCATTGAGCGTGGTCAGCGTCGCATTGCGGTGCACTACGCCAAGCGTCAGCAGGGCCGTAAGGTCTTCGCTGCGCAAACCAGCCACTTGCCGTTGAAGGTGAACATGGCGGGGGTTATCCCGGCTATTTTTGCCAGCAGCCTTCTGTTATTCCCGGCTTCGCTGGGTGCCTGGTTTGGTCAGTCCGAGGGTATGGGCTGGCTGCAGGATATTTCACAGGCTATCGCTCCTGGTCAGCCGTTGAACATTTTGCTGTTTAGTGCAGGGATTGTGTTCTTCTGCTTCTTCTATACAGCGCTGATGTTCAACCCGAAAGACGTAGCGGAAAACCTTAAAAAGTCCGGTGCCTTTATTCCGGGTATCCGTCCCGGTGAGCAATCGGCGCGCTATATCGATGGCGTGTTGACTCGCTTGACCATGTTCGGTGCTCTGTACATGACGGCCGTATGCTTGTTGCCCCAGTTTCTGGTGGTGGCTGCCAACGTACCGTTCTATCTTGGCGGGACTTCGCTGCTGATCGTGGTAGTGGTTGTGATGGACTTTATGTCGCAAGTACAATCGCACCTCGTTTCGCACCAGTACGAATCCCTGATGAAGAAAGCTAACCTGAAGGGCTACGGCAGCGGCATGCTGCGCTGA
- the bfr gene encoding bacterioferritin, with amino-acid sequence MKGHVEVIDYLKMLLKGELAARDQYFVHSRLYEDWGFTKLYERINHEMEEETQHADAILKRILFLEGTPDMVPDSFHFGQTVPEMLKLDLALEYQVRAALSKGIALCEQHQDYHTRDILLVQLKDTEEDHAYWLEIQLGLISSLGLENYLQSQM; translated from the coding sequence ATGAAAGGCCATGTTGAAGTCATCGATTATCTGAAAATGCTGCTCAAGGGCGAGCTGGCCGCCCGTGATCAGTATTTCGTGCACTCGCGCCTGTATGAGGATTGGGGGTTCACCAAGCTGTACGAGCGTATTAATCATGAGATGGAAGAAGAGACTCAGCACGCTGATGCCATCCTCAAGCGCATTCTGTTTCTTGAGGGCACGCCGGACATGGTGCCTGACAGCTTCCACTTTGGGCAGACGGTGCCGGAGATGCTCAAGCTCGATCTGGCGCTGGAGTATCAGGTGCGCGCTGCGCTGAGCAAAGGTATCGCGTTGTGCGAACAACATCAGGATTACCACACCCGCGATATTCTGTTGGTCCAGCTCAAGGACACTGAAGAAGATCACGCCTACTGGCTAGAAATTCAACTGGGGCTGATTAGCAGTCTCGGCCTGGAGAACTATTTGCAGTCGCAAATGTAG
- the rpsK gene encoding 30S ribosomal protein S11: protein MAKPAARTRKKVKKTVVDGIAHIHASFNNTIVTITDRQGNALSWATSGGSGFRGSRKSTPFAAQVAAERAGQAALEYGLKNLDVNVKGPGPGRESAVRALNGCGYKIASITDVTPIPHNGCRPSKKRRV from the coding sequence ATGGCAAAACCTGCTGCTCGTACTCGTAAGAAAGTCAAAAAGACGGTGGTTGATGGCATCGCCCACATCCACGCTTCTTTCAACAACACAATCGTGACCATTACTGACCGTCAGGGCAACGCTCTGTCTTGGGCTACCTCAGGTGGTTCAGGTTTCCGCGGTTCGCGTAAAAGCACCCCGTTTGCTGCCCAGGTGGCCGCTGAACGTGCTGGTCAAGCTGCGCTGGAATACGGTCTGAAGAACCTCGACGTTAACGTTAAGGGTCCCGGTCCGGGTCGTGAGTCCGCTGTCCGTGCTTTGAACGGTTGTGGCTATAAGATCGCCAGCATCACCGATGTGACGCCCATTCCGCATAACGGATGCCGTCCTTCGAAGAAGCGTCGCGTGTAA
- the uvrA gene encoding excinuclease ABC subunit UvrA, translated as MDKILIRGARTHNLKNIDLTLPRDKLIVITGLSGSGKSSLAFDTLYAEGQRRYVESLSAYARQFLSMMEKPDVDTIEGLSPAISIEQKSTSHNPRSTVGTITEIYDYLRLLYARAGIPRCPDHDLPLEAQTVSQMVDQVLALPEGSKLMLLAPVIRERKGEHLAIFDELRAQGFVRVRVNGKIYELDELPKLDKQKKHSIDAVVDRFKARGDLQQRLAESFETALKLADGLALVAPLPAEGNNEQGEEGEEIIFSARFACPTCGHSISELEPKLFSFNNPAGACPTCDGLGVKQFFDIKRLVNGEMTLAEGAIRGWDRRNVYYFQMLGSLAAHYGFSLEVPFDELSAEHQKCILFGSGTQNVDFKYLNDRGDIVKRSHPFEGIVPNLERRYRETESTSVREELAKFLSTQACQDCRGTRLRREARHVWVGEKTLPAVSGMPIGDATEYFGSLALPGRRGEIAEKILKEIRERLQFLVNVGLDYLTLDRSADTLSGGEAQRIRLASQIGAGLVGVMYILDEPSIGLHQRDNERLLGTLRHLRDIGNTVIVVEHDEDAIRMADYVVDIGPGAGVHGGQIVAQGTAAEVMAHPDSLTGKYLSGRVKIAVPAKRTPRDKKLSLKIKGARGNNLRNVDLDIPIGLLTCVTGVSGSGKSTLINNTLYPLSATALNGATTLEAAAHDSIDGLQHLDKVVDIDQSPIGRTPRSNPATYTGLFTPIRELFAGVPESRSRGYGPGRFSFNVKGGRCEACQGDGLIKVEMHFLPDIYVPCDVCKSKRYNRETLEVKYKGKSITEVLDMTIEEARVFFDAVPALARKLQTLMDVGLSYIKLGQSATTLSGGEAQRVKLSRELSKRDTGKTLYILDEPTTGLHFADIQQLLDVLHRLRDHGNTVVVIEHNLDVIKTADWLVDLGPEGGSKGGQIIAFGTPEEVAEMPQSHTGYFLKPLLERDRD; from the coding sequence GTGGACAAGATTCTGATCCGGGGTGCGCGCACCCATAACCTGAAAAACATCGACCTGACCCTGCCCCGCGACAAGCTGATCGTGATTACCGGCCTGTCCGGCTCTGGCAAGTCGTCACTGGCGTTTGACACCCTCTACGCCGAGGGTCAGCGCCGCTATGTGGAATCCCTGTCGGCCTACGCCCGCCAGTTCCTGTCGATGATGGAAAAGCCTGACGTCGACACCATCGAAGGCCTGTCGCCGGCGATCTCCATCGAGCAGAAGTCCACTTCACACAACCCACGCTCCACCGTCGGCACCATTACCGAGATTTACGACTACCTGCGCCTGCTCTATGCCCGCGCCGGTATTCCGCGCTGCCCGGACCACGATCTGCCGCTGGAAGCGCAGACCGTCAGCCAAATGGTCGACCAGGTATTAGCCCTGCCCGAAGGCAGCAAGCTGATGTTGTTGGCGCCGGTGATTCGCGAACGTAAAGGCGAACACCTGGCGATCTTCGACGAGCTGCGTGCCCAAGGCTTCGTGCGCGTGCGAGTCAACGGCAAGATTTACGAGTTGGATGAACTGCCGAAACTCGATAAACAGAAGAAGCACAGCATCGATGCCGTGGTTGACCGTTTCAAGGCGCGCGGCGATCTGCAGCAGCGCCTGGCCGAATCCTTCGAAACCGCCCTCAAGCTGGCCGACGGCCTGGCCCTGGTCGCGCCCCTCCCCGCCGAAGGCAACAACGAGCAAGGTGAAGAAGGCGAAGAAATCATCTTCTCCGCCCGCTTCGCCTGCCCAACCTGCGGCCACTCGATCAGCGAACTAGAGCCCAAGCTGTTTTCTTTCAACAACCCGGCCGGCGCCTGCCCGACCTGCGACGGCCTGGGCGTGAAGCAGTTCTTTGACATCAAGCGCCTGGTTAATGGCGAGATGACCCTGGCCGAAGGCGCAATCCGTGGCTGGGACCGGCGCAACGTGTATTACTTCCAGATGCTCGGCTCCCTCGCCGCGCACTACGGCTTTAGCCTGGAAGTACCGTTCGACGAGCTCAGCGCCGAGCACCAGAAGTGCATCTTATTTGGTAGCGGTACGCAGAACGTCGACTTCAAGTACCTCAACGACCGTGGCGATATCGTCAAGCGCTCGCACCCTTTCGAAGGGATCGTGCCCAACCTGGAGCGGCGCTACCGCGAAACTGAATCCACCAGCGTGCGCGAGGAACTGGCCAAGTTCCTCAGCACCCAGGCCTGCCAGGATTGCCGTGGCACTCGCCTGCGCCGGGAGGCCCGCCACGTGTGGGTTGGAGAGAAAACCCTACCGGCAGTCAGTGGTATGCCGATTGGCGACGCCACCGAGTATTTCGGCAGCCTGGCGCTGCCTGGTCGGCGCGGCGAAATCGCCGAGAAGATCCTTAAAGAAATTCGCGAACGCCTGCAGTTTTTGGTCAACGTTGGCCTCGACTACCTGACCCTGGACCGCAGCGCCGACACCCTGTCGGGCGGGGAAGCACAGCGTATCCGCCTGGCCAGTCAAATCGGCGCAGGGCTGGTTGGAGTCATGTACATCCTCGATGAGCCGTCCATCGGCCTGCATCAGCGTGACAACGAGCGCCTGCTCGGCACCCTGCGTCACCTGCGCGATATCGGTAATACGGTGATCGTGGTCGAGCACGACGAAGACGCCATTCGCATGGCCGACTACGTAGTCGATATTGGCCCAGGGGCTGGCGTACACGGCGGCCAGATCGTCGCACAAGGCACCGCAGCCGAAGTCATGGCGCATCCAGACTCACTCACCGGCAAGTACCTCTCCGGCCGGGTGAAGATCGCCGTTCCGGCTAAGCGTACGCCACGGGACAAGAAACTCTCGTTGAAGATTAAAGGCGCGCGCGGCAATAACCTGCGCAATGTCGATCTGGATATTCCGATTGGCCTGCTGACCTGCGTGACGGGTGTATCCGGCTCAGGCAAGTCGACGCTGATCAACAACACCTTGTACCCGCTGAGCGCCACCGCACTCAACGGCGCCACCACTTTAGAAGCTGCCGCCCACGACAGCATCGACGGCCTGCAACACCTGGATAAGGTGGTGGACATCGACCAAAGCCCAATCGGCCGCACACCACGCTCGAACCCTGCGACCTACACCGGCCTGTTCACTCCGATCCGTGAACTGTTCGCCGGCGTGCCGGAATCGCGCTCACGCGGTTACGGCCCAGGACGCTTCAGCTTCAACGTCAAAGGCGGACGCTGTGAAGCCTGCCAAGGCGACGGCCTGATCAAAGTGGAAATGCACTTCCTGCCGGACATCTACGTGCCTTGCGACGTGTGCAAAAGTAAACGCTACAACCGTGAAACCCTGGAAGTGAAATACAAGGGCAAGAGCATCACCGAAGTGCTGGACATGACCATCGAGGAAGCGCGAGTGTTCTTCGATGCCGTACCTGCATTGGCGCGCAAGCTACAAACTCTGATGGATGTGGGGCTGTCGTATATCAAGCTGGGCCAGTCGGCGACCACCCTTTCCGGCGGTGAAGCACAACGGGTCAAGCTGAGCCGCGAGCTAAGCAAGCGCGACACCGGCAAAACCCTGTATATCCTTGATGAGCCGACCACGGGCCTGCACTTCGCTGATATCCAGCAACTGCTCGACGTGCTGCATCGCCTGCGGGACCACGGCAACACCGTGGTGGTGATCGAGCACAACCTGGACGTGATCAAGACGGCCGACTGGCTAGTCGATCTCGGCCCAGAAGGCGGCTCCAAGGGCGGTCAGATCATTGCTTTCGGCACCCCAGAAGAAGTCGCAGAGATGCCGCAGTCGCATACCGGTTACTTCCTCAAACCACTGCTGGAACGTGACCGCGACTAA
- a CDS encoding DNA-directed RNA polymerase subunit alpha, whose amino-acid sequence MQISVNEFLTPRHIDVQVVSPTRAKITLEPLERGFGHTLGNALRRILLSSMPGCAVVEAEIDGVLHEYSAIEGVQEDVIEILLNLKGLAVKLHGRDEVTLTLAKKGSGVVTAADIQLDHDVEIVNGDHVIANMASTGALNMKLTIARGRGYEPADARQSDEDESRSIGRLQLDASFSPVRRVSYVVENARVEQRTNLDKLVIDLETNGTLDPEEAIRRAATILQQQLAAFVDLKGDSEPVVIEQEDEIDPILLRPVDDLELTVRSANCLKAENIYYIGDLIQRTEVELLKTPNLGKKSLTEIKDVLASRGLSLGMRLDNWPPASLKKDDKATA is encoded by the coding sequence ATGCAGATTTCGGTAAATGAGTTCCTGACCCCCCGTCACATTGATGTGCAGGTGGTCAGTCCGACCCGCGCCAAGATCACGCTCGAGCCTCTCGAGCGCGGCTTTGGCCACACCCTGGGCAACGCGCTGCGCCGCATCCTGTTGTCCTCCATGCCTGGCTGTGCAGTAGTTGAGGCCGAGATTGACGGTGTACTCCATGAGTACAGCGCCATAGAAGGTGTTCAGGAAGATGTCATTGAAATCCTGCTCAACCTGAAAGGTCTGGCTGTCAAACTGCATGGTCGTGACGAAGTGACGTTGACTCTGGCGAAGAAGGGCTCGGGTGTAGTTACCGCTGCCGATATTCAGCTGGATCACGATGTTGAAATCGTCAATGGCGACCACGTAATCGCCAACATGGCTTCCACTGGCGCGCTGAACATGAAGCTCACCATAGCTCGTGGTCGCGGCTATGAGCCGGCTGATGCTCGTCAGAGCGATGAAGATGAAAGCCGCAGCATTGGTCGCTTGCAGCTGGATGCTTCGTTCAGCCCGGTACGCCGTGTGTCGTACGTGGTGGAAAACGCTCGTGTTGAGCAGCGTACTAACCTGGACAAGCTGGTTATTGACCTGGAGACCAACGGTACTCTGGACCCTGAAGAGGCTATTCGCCGCGCTGCAACCATTCTGCAACAGCAGTTGGCTGCGTTCGTCGACCTCAAAGGTGACAGTGAGCCTGTTGTTATCGAGCAGGAAGACGAGATCGATCCGATCCTTCTGCGTCCGGTTGATGACTTGGAACTGACTGTACGTTCGGCAAACTGCCTCAAGGCAGAGAACATTTACTACATTGGTGATCTGATTCAGCGCACCGAAGTGGAACTGTTGAAAACGCCGAACTTGGGCAAGAAATCCCTGACTGAAATCAAGGATGTTCTGGCTTCTCGCGGTCTGTCCCTCGGTATGCGCCTCGACAATTGGCCGCCGGCAAGTCTGAAGAAAGACGATAAGGCGACTGCCTGA
- the rplO gene encoding 50S ribosomal protein L15, producing MYLNDLSPAPGSRREKHRPGRGIGSGLGKTGGRGHKGQTSRSGGTIAPGFEGGQQPLHRRLPKFGFVSLKAMDRAQVRTSELNKIEGGIVTLQSLKDANLINQHVRRVKVMLSGEVTQAVTLKGIAATKGARAAIEAAGGKFEE from the coding sequence ATGTACCTGAACGATTTGAGTCCTGCGCCGGGTTCCCGTCGCGAGAAGCACCGTCCGGGCCGTGGTATCGGTAGCGGTTTGGGTAAGACTGGTGGCCGCGGCCACAAAGGTCAAACCTCCCGCTCCGGTGGCACCATTGCTCCGGGTTTTGAAGGCGGCCAGCAGCCTCTGCACCGCCGTCTGCCTAAGTTCGGCTTCGTTTCTTTGAAGGCTATGGACCGCGCACAAGTGCGTACGTCCGAGCTGAATAAAATCGAAGGCGGCATTGTTACTCTTCAGTCGCTGAAGGATGCCAACCTGATCAACCAACATGTACGGCGTGTGAAAGTCATGCTGTCCGGTGAAGTTACTCAGGCAGTCACCCTTAAAGGTATCGCCGCCACCAAAGGTGCGCGCGCGGCTATCGAAGCAGCTGGCGGTAAGTTCGAGGAATAA
- the rpsD gene encoding 30S ribosomal protein S4, which yields MARYIGPKCKLSRREGTDLFLKSGVRALESKCNIEAAPGIHGQRRGRQSDYGTQLREKQKVRRIYGVLERQFSGYYKAAAGKKGATGENLLQLLECRLDNVVYRMGFGSTRAESRQLVSHKSISVNGNTVNVPSYQVKAGDVVAIREKAKNQLRIVQALELCAQRGRVEWVEVDTEKKSGVFKSVPARSDLSADINESLIVELYSK from the coding sequence ATGGCTCGTTACATTGGTCCCAAATGCAAACTGTCTCGTCGTGAAGGCACAGATCTTTTCCTGAAAAGCGGTGTACGCGCTCTGGAATCGAAGTGCAACATCGAAGCAGCCCCAGGTATTCACGGTCAGCGCCGTGGTCGTCAGTCTGACTACGGCACCCAGCTGCGTGAGAAGCAAAAAGTTCGTCGTATCTACGGTGTACTTGAGCGTCAATTCAGCGGTTATTACAAAGCAGCTGCCGGCAAGAAAGGCGCTACTGGTGAGAACCTTCTGCAATTGCTCGAGTGTCGTCTGGATAACGTGGTTTATCGCATGGGCTTCGGCTCAACTCGCGCTGAATCCCGTCAGCTGGTCTCGCACAAGTCGATCAGCGTAAACGGCAATACTGTAAACGTTCCGTCTTACCAGGTTAAAGCTGGCGACGTCGTTGCAATTCGCGAGAAGGCGAAGAATCAGCTGCGCATTGTTCAAGCTCTCGAGCTGTGTGCCCAGCGTGGCCGCGTTGAATGGGTAGAAGTAGACACTGAGAAGAAGTCTGGCGTGTTCAAAAGCGTCCCGGCGCGCAGTGATCTCTCCGCTGACATCAACGAAAGCCTGATTGTCGAGCTCTACTCCAAGTAA
- the rplR gene encoding 50S ribosomal protein L18 translates to MTDKKVTRLRRARKARLKMHELEAVRLCVYRSSQHIYAQVISADGSKVLASASTLDKALRDGATGNVDAAKKVGELVAERAKAAGVTQVAFDRSGFKYHGRVQALADAAREGGLEF, encoded by the coding sequence ATGACCGACAAAAAAGTTACTCGACTGCGTCGCGCTCGCAAAGCACGCCTGAAAATGCACGAGCTCGAAGCCGTGCGTCTCTGCGTGTATCGCTCTTCGCAGCACATCTATGCCCAGGTCATTTCGGCCGACGGCAGCAAGGTTTTGGCCAGCGCCTCTACCTTGGACAAAGCACTGCGTGACGGCGCCACTGGCAACGTCGACGCGGCCAAGAAAGTTGGCGAGCTGGTTGCCGAGCGTGCGAAAGCCGCTGGTGTAACTCAGGTTGCATTCGACCGTTCTGGCTTCAAGTACCACGGCCGCGTTCAGGCGCTGGCTGATGCTGCTCGTGAAGGCGGGCTGGAGTTCTAA